The Hevea brasiliensis isolate MT/VB/25A 57/8 chromosome 9, ASM3005281v1, whole genome shotgun sequence nucleotide sequence TTATAGTAGAGAGTGTTCGAGAGTAGTTGAGCCATGGCAGGACAGCTCATTTGCTTGTTGTGTTGGTGTTGATAGATctgaatttaaaaagaaaaataaatgatggCATTAGCAGAAGAACAAGTGTCAAATCATCAAACACAGTTAAAGGCCGTTATCAAAACCATATAATCACAAATTTGACGACATACAGCCATCCTTCTTAAAATACATACAACCCATTCAATCCACCTACATTTGGTGTACATCATATGCACAAAAGTACAGGCACACAAATAcactaaaaaaaaattctattgtTTGCTGCAAAAGACCATGACTCATAATAGAAAATTCAAGTATCTAAAGAAATCAACATAATTTTACATCAGTTATTCCCCCATtgtcattttaaaatttaatatatgttCAAGCCCGATGAAACTGAAACTTAAGCAGTTAAAATGAATGCAATTACAAGTAAAGTACATGGATGAAGACATGAAAAATGTATAAAGATAAGTTCAATACGTAGTCTGTCCACCTCCATTGAATACAAAAGTAGGCTCAACTATTCTGATATCAGGCCCCATTGGCTATCAAATACAAATGACTCCACATGGCTGCAGACTTGCCACAACCGTCAATGGTAAGAGTCCCTTGTTTGTCACAAGAGAATCTTCCAACTAGATGTCAAACCCTCTCACTTGAGTGTGTGTTATGTGATGCCTTTAATTTTATTCTCAAACATGTTTGATCCAGGAAATAATGTAGTCAAAAGAAATGATGCGAATAAAATCTTAGATTCACATTCAATTAAAACAACATGATCACTTCCAATGAACTCCAGTTTGGGATTACGGTTTAGTTGTTGTTGTGAATCACTTGCAATGAAGAAATACCACTTGACAAAATCAGTAATCAATTTATGGTTTTCGAAGTCTCACCAAGTGCCTGGCTGCCAAATGCTTTTGTAGGGCTTTGACATCAGCTTGAAAACCAGAAGACGCCATTACACTTTTGTCAGCTCTGAGAACAAGAAGATCACCAAAATACTGAGTTAAATTTGATTATGCCTTCAAGTATAACTTGTATTTCACAATCAAATGACGTCAACTGCAATGCTCAAGATATATGCCAAATTTaaaccaattcatttccatgttatTCATCTGCCATATACTTTACCTTAGCAAGCGTACAAATATTTGAAAAGGGTGAAAAAAACCTAAAAATAGCCTGCTGTGCACCCAATTTACAGCCAATTGGCGCACGACATTCATCAATCCGTTTCAATGAGTATAGCATTTTCAGAATTAGTAGAAACCAACAGAAGCCCTAAGAACTCCGTTCAAAACCTAAAATACCCGAAAACCACATTAGCTCCCACAATTCTCACAAGATACCATTACAACCCAACGACAATAACAAGTAGCCACACTTAGCCGTTCAATCTACACACAGAAAACGAAAATCGAGAATTGAAAAACACGCACAGTTTACAGATTTTGGAGTACTCCCGGGTGAGAATACTGTAGCCAGTGGACATTCGAGTGTCGGCGGCGATGACGCAATAATCTGCGCCGGCAATCGCAACACAAGATCTGCAAAcaatcaaaaatcaaatcaaCAATGACAAATCACATAAAGAGCCAGCGACGAAGATGAAGAGGGAGATTTTAAAGAAGAAAACTTACCCTCCATTGTTATCATATGGAGACCAGTTAGCTTGTTGCTTAGTCATAGCGTATGAAGCAAAAATGTAGATTCAAATAGAAGATGAAAGATAGGGCAAATAAATTGCAGAATAAAGCTTTGAGCTGCCAAGGTTTGCCTTTCTAGTCTTTTATTTCACCGGATCTGATCTGTCTTCGGCATCAAGAAAACCCAAAAAACGTCTGCAATCATGCGGCGCCGTTTGCGTCATCTTGTGCATGGAGTCGGGCCGGGTCAATTCTTGccctttttaaaaattttaactcaACTCTTAAGAAAAGCCCATTGAAAATAGTTGGGCTCAATAAATAGTGCATGGGCCCATCAGAGTTCAGCCTGATCTAATTGGACGGTTTGTCGAACGACGCCGTTCATTTTTAACACAGTTAACGACGCGTCGTTGAGTAAATAACAGTTCTATGCATGCATGGCTGAGCGAAAACTAGAGGGATTGAAAttcatatatagagagagagagagagagagagagagagagagagagagagaaggagaggaaACGAAGCAAATGGGGAGCCTCTATGCATGGCTGCTGAATTTCTTTCTCCTTATATCTGTAATTGGCATCATCGCATTCCAGGTCTTTTTTTTGTCCTCCTTTTTCCGCCCTTTTCTCTgctgtttaatttatttttatttgatttaaattaatttcataaatttgATGCATAAATAGATTTGATTTGGTTTCAGCTCATGTTCTTGATGGATCTGGAGTTTGATTATACGAACCCATACGATTTAGCGTATCGGATGAACTTGGTTATTTTCCCTGAGTATTTTGCTCAAGGACTTCTATGCCTCACCTTTCTATTCAAGGGACAATGGTTTTTCTTTCTCTTGTCCCTTCCCTACCTCTATAACAATATCAGATTGTAAGTTTTCTTTTTCCATCACTAACCCATTCAatcatttacaagaaaaaatCATCATATAGAAATAAGTAGGTTAAACGTGCAAGTTAGGACCATAAATGGGTTCTATTTTAATATCCTTTTTTAGGTGTCATAGTTCCAAGTTATCGATTCTACCAATATGATTTATAAACCTATGCTTAGGCAATTGCAGAGACGGCACTTAGTTGATGTTACTGAGATATATAACGAGTTGAATAGGGAAAAGCAGCAGAGGCTTTTTAAGCTTGGCTTTCTAAGCTTGGCTTTCTTGTAATTCTTTTGTTTCTTTGTTTATTCTGGTGATGTGATAAAGTTGCACTTCAAACCTCAGTATTTTGCtgattttttttaagtatttaggGTGTTGATTTCATTTGAGTAATTGTGTTTTAGGTTTGTTTGGACAATTGAGGAAGAATTGGAATAATCAGAATTGGATATTGTTGAATCACAATTCATTGATGGAGATCATTTAGGGTGATATGAGTGATATGGACATTGGCAATGGCAATGAGTGGTGGTTTTAGGCAGGGTTGTTGCCATTGCAATGTCATTTACTGTTAAGGCATCGGTAATGGTAATTcaggttcttttttttttttttatcatgtgATGATCCATCAGATATGCTTAGCAGCCTGTTATCTAATGATACTGCTTTGTTTCAAGAGATTGAGATAATAGTGTTCCATGTGTGAAGCACTGACATAGATTCTACTTTTATGAGCTGTTACTCACCAATCTTCAGGTGGCAGTGTTTATTTACTTTGCTCTTCCCTTAGAGAAATACAGGAGCTAGCACCATCTTCAAATTTTGCAACACTAGCAGGCCATATTCAATGGTGTTGGACTTTCATTCTTTTTTCCTTCTCTGAAATACTTACAAGAGAGAGATCACCCGAGTATAATCAGGTAGTTTGGCGATACAAATAGATATCAGGATTCAGGATGATTTGAAAAGCTTCTATCTAGGAGTTCTGCTAGAGAACAAGAAGAGGTGATTCAATCTGTTCTCCTTTAAGTTCTGctgaatatgtttttggatttgcacATTTGTTATGCTAGACGCTGTAAGTCTTataaatgatttatttaatttgatcttCCTTGCTAAAAAGTTATTATTTCATGATTAAATATGGGAACTTTAATTTcacttaatatttatttaatttaataatttagggTTTGTTGGGTGAAGGATTTGCCCTTGGTGTGTTGGGTGCCCTCTTTCTCCTTGCTGTATGGGATTAAACTCTCTACTAAACAATAATTTGCTTGCGGTGGAGAAAAGCATCTTATAAAACCCTAAACTCTAGCAGAGGTCATTCAGACGTAATTAAAATGATCTCACATCCATCAATAATTTATTTGGAGTATTTAACcttaattatgaatttttttttagttaaaattAGAAAGTTCTATATATTTTGAAAGGGCAATGAACATCTTCCTCTTGCCATCACCACCTTCACCTGTAACAAATTATTCGCCACTCGTAACAGACCCACCTTAATTTACCACAGATCCCCTCCCAATTTTAGCACCAAAAGCATTCAATCCACCATCCATAACTATTTGTAAGCTGCTCTAGTTAGCGAATGCTTTTAtggaatttaataatttcatgaaAGCTTGGCACTGTCCATGATTTCCCAACAATTTGTGCATGCTAATCCCCCAGCACCAACCCAGAAATCTCCCAACTAAACCCTCCAGCACCCAAAGCCCAACACCAACTATACAATACTCACAAGCAACTGAAAAGGGGAAAGCCATAGAACTAATAGATACAATTCCTCACCAAGAACAATCATCTCCGGGCAGAGTCATAAGCTCTCAAGCCACTGTAGTTGACACTGATGAGTTCTTATGGCGTCTGACTCGTACAGAACTTCACAACAATGGCTATTTTGCTTTTGGGTGGGGTATATTTGTTCCTTTGAAGCTTGTTTGATTGGGATAAGTAAACTAAGGAACCTTGAAAGTTTAGAAAAAAGATTTGTATATTTGTATTATCAAATCAACTTTTTGAAAAGTAAACTTCTCCACAAGGAAAGTAATTTGCTTAAgtgtaataaatttattaatttattttttaatttaattttattttagagataattagtttttttttttttttttataagagaaTGATAACTTGAACTTATATCTAACAAATGAAATCAATGACATTTTATTCCTTTAATTATTGATCAAAAGCTAGGCTTGAGATActtagttaataataataataataataataataataataatatccttgcaattttctcaaattttgtttaatttaaaaaaattttaaacaaaaaaAGAAGGAAGAAGCTGGCCTCCCAGTGACCAGTCACCGGCCTGTTAAATGCCGTTCAAGTTGAGGCATATGCAGTGTCCGCTTTTCTTCGTGAAGCAAAAATCCCAGACACGTAGTAGCCTTCTGGTTTTGCCTTGATAAAATATGGTTGATGAAACAAATAACAAATTTTCATAGGGAATAATTTAGGATCCATGTTCTTTACGCAGAGGCCATACAAATTCCAAAATCCAAAGTGAAttgtcttttccttttctttttttttttttataaaaaaaatcagtcgaaaaatcaataaaatttggtTTTAATCTGAGAGAAGTGTCACTAAGAAATAGATATAAAAGGCAAACCAGCATTGTTCACATCCAAATACTCTACCCATCACAAACTAAAAGAGGCCTACTTTAATTAGCCTAACAATCAAATCTCCCAGTCCAGCCTCTACTTCATGCTAAAGCAATGATTCAATAAGCTTACAGACAATTTAGAAAATATGAGAAACATAAAACTCCGAGTGGAATACCATGGTCATTCTATGTAGTCAGTCAAACACCTTGAGATGCTCACACAAAGGCAAATGAAATCAACCTTCTGGCAAAGATATGTTGATATCAGTAACTGATGTTCTCATGTCTTGCATTGATTGCATGGCAGTCCAGTCTTGTCTCCTGAAGGAAGAGGGATTTTGTTGCCTGTTTCCACCCATATTCTCCTCTCTTTCTGGATTAGATGCAGCAGGTACAGGAGAAGCAACTATGGCTGGCGCAGGTGTAGTGGCAGCTGGTACTGAATCAATCTTTAGCTTCTTTGGTTTCGGGTCTTGTTGATTACCAGGCAGGAAACTACCTACCACAACCTGGAAACAAAAGGATTAGGTAAGCACTCCAAGCATTGTTTCATTTCCACTCTTGGAGACTTGGAGCAGGGATTAAGTTACTATTCTAGCAAGAACATCACAACCACACAATCAATGAGCTTAGCCAAGGATTGCAAACGTTAAATTCCACATCCTGATTAACTTAAGACATGTCACTTCTAATCTCTAATGAAAAATCCAGTAAAGAAAAATTATGGCGCTTAATTATTTTGGTGATTCACATTCGACACTTCTTAAGAAAATGGGTCGCCTAACTCACCCCCAAAAGCTAACTCATGAGGGAAGGAGTGTCCAGGACCTTATACCCCTATCCCAAACTAATGTGGGATATTAACAACACTGTTGTGTTACATCCTTTGATCCAGTTCTAATGATAATCACAAACAGGCTGAATACTAAGTTTCCTACTGCTATATTAAAGAAAAGGAGCTTACCTGCACAGGACTAGCAGCTACTAGAAGTCCAGCAACACCTCCTCCTACAACACGACCATCAGGGCTCACCAAGGAGACACTCATCCCCCCTGATCTGCTTCTTGTTCCCTGACTCTCAGTAGGCATAAATGATCCAGACAAAGAAAGTATTTCAAATCGGCCCTACAAAATAAAGATAAGATATGCAGTAATAAAACTTTATGGAATGAAAGAGTTTAGGTAGACATAAAAGTATTCACAATATAGTCAACGTGAAAGTTCAGGCATCATTGCCTCTATATTCTACTCTTAATATCAAAGCTCAACCAAaaatttcttcttcatctctcttccttttttttttttttttttgttttctttctttacttTAACAACCATAACAGCACAATTAAGACAAGGAATAAGGAAGTGAACATATGCGGAGAGAGCTAGCAGCTGACTGAACTATGTCCACAAATTGTTATCTGGCACTTGCTGATATCCACTAATGTTGCAATAAGCAGAACATATACAAACCCAACATTGGACACCCACTTTTCTCAACCCACTTAAATTCAGGTATTACATAGATCATAGATGTTGGAGCAGCACAAATATTATATAGATGCTAACTGCAGTTTCAGTTCATGTTAGTAGAAGGTTATTAGTTTATTCTGAGTATCAGATAAATCCTATGACATAACGACTTACAAACCAGATTTGATAGATAAAATATAGAATTTTAGTTATCATGCCAAGAACACTGGTTTACGAAATGAGAGCTTGGTTTCGTGTGGTATCAAATTCATGTCATGTGTTAATACTTAGAGGTCAACTGTTGTGGTGCAAAAAAATTACAACAATAATAGAGGAGGCATCAGCATTCTTATAATAGACATTGCatgcaattaaaaattaaaaactacagaaatctaaaaattttattgtAAATGGCATACCTCATATGTCAAAGTACCCCCAGAAGAATCTGGTTGACGAAGAGTAACATTTGAAATTACCCCATTAGCAGACAGAATGCAAATAGCTCGAGGTCCTTGTTGCGAAAATGATATAACCTTCATAGTAACATCCTTAACCAAAGAAAATCACTAGCAAAGTTAAATAAAGCTCAACGTAGAGATTAAAGTTGCAAATGGTCCACTTACAAAGTTAACACTTTTAAATTAGTGCTATATACCCatcattaattttataaaattagcaAGAAAAACAAATTCTTGGCAAGAAAAACTCATTTTATATGCTGGAGACAAAGACAAAGTATACTCATTGAAATGGTAGAAGAGGAACTAGCTTTACTTCTCAAACTCAAAAATATGGAATGCATAAGGGCCATTACAGTTATTATAAAGTCAAAGCATCTCATTTCAACCTTTTTGGGGATATTTCTTGTGAATGTGATATACAGTATCCTCAAGTCACTACAAAAACTATATTCACTGAATAAGAACCTTTTGTTTTATGCCATACCTTTAGTTAGTTGTATTAAAATCAGCATAAATTTAGATGTATTTATCATAAGCTTCATCCAGATTTAAAAATACAATTCTTTTATGAAAACAGAAATGGTATCAACATAATCAGAGTACGAaactttacaatttttccccattAATCAAGTATACCTCTCCAGCATTGACAGTGATGACATGGGGAGTAAAATTTGTACCAACTGAAGTAGAAGCCCAATCACCTACAAAATAGCAGCAAAGGAACATTAATTTTAAAAGTTGGCATTTAAAGCAAATAATATTCTTCTAATATGGACATCTTTTAGACCTATATGTCTGAAAGCGTAGGATCAGATTTCATTCTTTTCCTTATTTGTTAGTTTAATGCATCTACAAACAGGATAAACTTCACTTTTTAATCTTATACTACAGAAAAGGAACAACAATTAAAGTAGTCAAAGAAATTATAGAGAAATAGCTTCAAAAAGAAAGTGGAAGACCTTCATGTGTCAAGTAAGCCTCATGTATTAGAAAAAGGCAATTGTAACAAAATTATGAAATCTTAAATTTTGTATACTGTGAGCATAATACTTTTTAATAAAACTGTGAGCATAATactttttcataaatttaatctGTATGTGGTTCATACATGATAACATTCTTTTTTTCTAACAAACTCATCCAATGAAAAACACATTCACACACATTTATATGGATAAAATAGAGACTTCCCTTGTTTATTCAGATATAGGCATTCATCTAGAAATACATTTTCAATTGACTTGCCTATCATGCAGCCATGTGAAACCAAATAGATAAGTCTTTTTCAATATTCAACTAATGTTCAGTGCAAATTAATCCCTTTCCTAAAAAAAAATTGCATAGTAGAAACAAGACTCATTGTAAAAACAAGCCTAAATAcaagacctttcattatttttaaCAGAAACAATACTTttgagcattttaaatttctacaGATTTGGACATTTTAATTCCACAGCCACAGAAATTAGAGTTTAAGTTTTACCAGTGATGATCTGATAGATGCTTCAATTCTAACTTCCTTAAATTGTAATTAGGTTTGCCTACCCAAACTTCAACAAGATTTTGAAATTTAAAGCTAAACCACATCTAATTTGGAATGAAAGGCACAGCAATATAAAGTTTGAATTTACTAGCTGTAAAATTGAGTTTCAAAGCTCAACAATTTACTAGAAACCTGACAAATAATTTAcgacaggaaaaaaaaaatcttggaaTGAATAGATAGTATGTCATAAGGAATAGATGTTATCTCATACAGTATATATTCATGCAAGTCAAATTTATTTAAATCCAGAGAGCTGCTTTAGATATTGGCCAAAGTTGGCATACTAGGAAACAAGCATTAACAATCTCCGAGTCTCAACTGTGTGAGGAGTAAAATTTGACATGCAACAAACTGGATTTCATAGCAAAACTTTTGATATAAAAACAATCATATTCTGAAAGCAAAAATCTATCCAAATAAATTGCAATGTCCTACGGAAGACGGGAATAGAAAGCTCTTTTTGTTTTCTATTTTCTACTAAAGTCAGTATAGCCATAAGACATCATCAATCACTAAATTCTCCACAATAAGTTTCATACTGTTTCTGTCACTGCTGCGTATTGCTGTATCATGAACAAAAGGCATAGACCAAAAAATTAGCCACACAATTCTAACTCTTACACCATTCCCACAAAAGCCCACCTTTTTTATTTTCAGAACCAGATTTATAGTCATTCTTTCAAATTTAAACAAGAGCATCTCACCAGGTCCCACATAAAGTTCCAGTAACCATTATAAAGAAGTGAAGGAACCTTTCAAGGCAACTTATAATTTTTCCAACCAATTAAGACACTAAATCCAAAATCTCAATTGCAAAGCTGCATGGACCCATTCCATTGTCAAAAACAGAACAAATCAACGAGCATTCATTAAAAACAAATGAAAATCATCACTGCTGAGTACTGCATCATACTAATATGTAACATAGGACAATCCTAAACAAAACATGCTTAAATTTGAATCAATAAAATGGCTTCAAAAGGGAAAAACATACCTGAATTCTCCGTTCCCACTTTCTTGTACTTCTTTTTTTCAAACCATACTTTACCCAGCTTTCCGCCAGAGAAGTCTCCACCAGGTGGAGCTGAAGAAGAAATTGGCATTGGCGACAATGCCCTAGCTACTGTCCCATCCGGCCCATATTTCCTAGGCCTACCCCTCTTCTTCTTCTCCGTTGTTCCAGTCAATCCCACACTAAGCGGTGACACAGCTCCGGCCAATCCCATCTGGCTAGTATTTTCAGTCCTTGGCGCCACATGATAAGTTGATGGAGCTTCAGCTCCTATCACTGTAACCCCTGAAGTTAATCCTTCTCTTGTTTCCATGCACAAATCCACAAGCATTCAAAATCACTAAACCTAACAACAAATTTTTGCCAAATCTAGATCCTCATTCCAGCATCTGTAACATAGAAATGCATCATTATCAGTGACATTCATGATTCAAACTAAATCAGAAATATAAAAGACTTAAAATCCATAATGAATATCAATGGAAATTTACTTCAAGCCTTGAACACCAGCGCTTATATACCAAAACAATTTGATGAAAAAAAGCTTTATCAAATATTTACAAGATCAAactcttattttttataaaaaaggaACAAATCCAACAAAAATAGTTGAATATACAGTCGAGGCTCAGCATTTACTTCAATCTTCAATGATCAAAACCTCAAGCTCAAACTTAAAATCCCTGAAAAATTATCAatatacacaaaaaaaaaaaaaaaactccaactTCACAGAATACTTTCACAAACTAGAAACGAACTCAAACTCAACAACGGATAAAAGAGTAAATGCTAAAGGAAAAAAAGGAAAGATCATGACCTGTAACAGCAACAGGCCTTTTCACATTTGCTGAGCTCAAACAGTATATGGAAGTTTCTCTTAATTTTCACTCATTCAAAACTAAGagctcagaaaaaaaaaaatcacagttCTCTTGCAACAGTTTGTTTCCTGAGAAAATAATTTCTCGAGAAAACCGAATCACCGTTTAGCTTTCCAGGTGTCGGGAAAACCACTGGCCGATTTTTTCCTGTCTGAACAGAAACCACTTTGAGGTAGCGGAAAAACAAATAATAAAAATGCAAAGATAAAAACGGAAATgaagaattttaataataataataataataataataataataataattattattattattattattatttgcaaaCCCCAATAAATAGGATTGATTTAAGAGAATTTTCACATCCGTGGGGAAAACTGAATTTATGTgaaaattgaattttgagaaattattatttaatttcttaaattttaagaaattaatgagtcattttttattttaaaaatatattaattaattttttattaattaatatatttaaataaaagaaattatttcataaaaactaagtaattaaaaaaaattaagtagtTGCATTTTTTAAATCATATGAAtggaataaattaaaattaatatttaaaacgattgaagtaattaaataaaattaaaattaaaatataaagataaattaatatattttataaaataaaataataaaataattaattttttaaaaataaaataattaattttttaaaaataaaataataaaataattaatttttttaaaataaaaaattaaataaaaattttttactttaaaattttgaaattcaaatttttttaaacaattttgaaattcaaattaaaagaatATTAGAATAGTAATTTTATGGGGAAAATTTGAAAGAGTGTGAGAAATA carries:
- the LOC110656239 gene encoding AT-hook motif nuclear-localized protein 7, with protein sequence MLVDLCMETREGLTSGVTVIGAEAPSTYHVAPRTENTSQMGLAGAVSPLSVGLTGTTEKKKRGRPRKYGPDGTVARALSPMPISSSAPPGGDFSGGKLGKVWFEKKKYKKVGTENSGDWASTSVGTNFTPHVITVNAGEDVTMKVISFSQQGPRAICILSANGVISNVTLRQPDSSGGTLTYEGRFEILSLSGSFMPTESQGTRSRSGGMSVSLVSPDGRVVGGGVAGLLVAASPVQVVVGSFLPGNQQDPKPKKLKIDSVPAATTPAPAIVASPVPAASNPEREENMGGNRQQNPSSFRRQDWTAMQSMQDMRTSVTDINISLPEG